tcaataatttaaggaaattcatagaaatagaggatttcagataattcaaggaatttagaggaCACAAAATATTCCAGAACTTCAAGGTTTTCTGAGAATTCAAAGAAGTTTttgggaattcagaaaatttgagcgcatttgggatacttaaagaatttagagaattcgctGAACTTCAGGGTTTCGCGATTTAGGGTATTCTAAATATTAAGGGAATTAGgatattctagaaatttaaaaattttacgaaatgcaAAGATGTTCTGTttccaatcatttaaaaataattttaaagcggtgaaaattaagctatttcaatttggatttatttttaaaaaatacaatactagAAAGATAGCTCTTAAGCCTCATTGCaagttgaaagtattttaaaggatCGAGAACTTTGAAAACGAAACCTATAAAAATGAaacgtttaacaaaaaatacatcagGCCGAATATATGTAAATAGTATGATCTTAAGTGTAGAaccatttgaaacaaattaataaaatattaataggaaaagaaataaagaatagaGCTTGTTCTATTgaagtattcaaaattgaacaatactcaggaacaaattaaaaacatctGTATATCACACATTTATAAACCGCAAAGATAATAATTCTTCAACGTATGAGTTCAAATACCACAGCGTGAATAATCTCAAACAAAAAACGTTTACAAGTTTTCATAtcataaaaatgtctaaattcatttaaaattgagaaattgtagataaacgcaaaaaaaatgaataaaattttgtaaatttaggaAATAAATGCTACAGAATTCTCATTTTAATGCGTTCAAGATTGAgcaacttcaaattttaattgttcgaaACTGAATacttagttattaataaaaatcttcaaattgaaGTTATACCATGTATCAacctttacttaaaattttaatgtacccTACTAACAGAAATTATCGACAAACGCCTGCACAATTCAAGAATGAAATTCTTCGTAATCGTGTTCTAAAAGAACTCGATTATTAAAAGGCAAAATTGAACACGTCAGTGAGCATTTACTTTTGCTCTTCAATAAGCTAACTTTTGCAACTGAGCTTCCAAAATGTCGTGTGCCTACCACTAAACACAACCTGACCGGGGGTGTTCCAGGTGGGAAACCTATCCACAAGACGGCTACTACTTACCTTCCTGTCACGCCTGAATGGAACAATTTCGTGGGTCACACACTTCTGACTTACGAACAACCTCcaacttccttttaatttttatttgacgcCAAATAGGGTCCTCCCTATCGGAACCTCGACTAAGATGTCCTGGTGTCACTTAGCCGGAACGCTAGCTCTAATTTAACATGAGACACAAAAAGGGGGGGGGTAGTTCTCGCGGGAGAGCGGGAAATTCCGTTTCTAAGCTTTCTAGACCCTCGTAACATagaaattcacttatttattaATCTAAGAAAAATCACAGTTACATTTGCATTCACCGAATTTTACGATTTTAGGAATTCTAACATTGTCAGAAAAATTACAGACATAAAATCACTTTTACCCTAGCCGAATCCTATCACTTAAAACGAACTAAATCCATTTTCACCGAGGCCAGTGAGAAACCTACTGGAACGCGGTGAGACGCGGAGAGAGAACCGATTCCGGGAAACCCCGCACTGTGTAAGAAACTCACTGGAGACACCGGCGTCCTATGCTCCGACCTCCTCTTTAATAAGCAATTCTCTTGTTAGGTCGTTTGGAGAGAATAGTTCGACCGAACTTATCACTATCTACTTACTTTGAAGCCACCTGGCTGTCGCCGACAAGTCTTTTGCGTCCATAACCTTGATTCCTTCAATTTTTCCTGCCAAGAATCTTGGGTCTACCGTCGTTCCCGATTCTGTAGCCGACTCTCAAGTTCGCTGCTCGTTTTTGGTCGCCTTGCTGCTGTGTTCCGTCATGCCTTGCGAGGCCTCCGTTAATTGGTTGGTGTCAACGGACAAGCTCCAATGGGGTCTTCCGCCAATGCGCGCCTTCCGCGGTAGAATCCGTCCAGCCGATTGATTCTGGTCTTTGGACCACGGTTGTCGCTATTGGCTGTGCGTACGCCATTTTTAATATGTCTACCGGCCTCCCCTCTCATGCCAGTGCGTGGCTGCTTATTCACATGGTGTTGCAGGGGTGGTTGTGTCTGCTACGGTGGTCCATCCGGTGCTGCCACTCGCCGGTGGTCGCCGGACAATCGCCTCGTGGTCCCCGCGCCTGGACTCTGGTTTTGGTAAGCCACCCCTGGTGCCCTAGCATTGTGATCACAGTTTTGCTGGTAACCGGTTGATGCTGTATCTAGGGAGCGACACGAAATTGGTACGCAGTCCCCTCCGTATTCAACCCTTTCACCTATGGCTACCTTTCGTGGTTATGTTGGACTGTGAGGTCTCAGGACTCCGACATCTCGGTTGGTCGTAACCGTGGGTGTGACGTCCTGGTCCTCTTCTAGTGCCTCTAAGGTCGACCCCGATCCTTCGCACTTAAGGTTCGGtacaactttatatttttatttaaattttgtcggGTTCCCCCCTTTACTTATATTTCGTTTAATCAGTACTCTcgcgttgtttttttttttttttttgaaatgactGATTTTTTAGTGCTTCATTACTACTAACGCTCGACTAAGTCTAGTGTAATTTGTATCAACGAATTTAAAGTAGCACTTCACTAGTCTATAGTCGCATTAGTTGGAATCGACTTGAGATTGTTAAGTTTAACAAGCGCGCGTGAATTTATGCGTACCTGGTTCTGGCTTCGACGAGACCCTGTGAAGTTTTGCTTCTTTTTTCGAGTTAGTCTCAAAAACTCCATTACACTGTACATCATAAGAATGATTTTTTGCGTATCATGTTTTTATTTGAGAATATACATGACAAAAATTATACACAATTTTCATACATTTGTTGTTTCACTTGTGTAGGTTAATCCTAATTCATGGACGCGTAACTCCCGTAATTTCCGTTCGATCTAAGAGTCTTTTATGTAATACAAATCTGATCCCAGAAAATTGCATTGGTTCAACTGGATCAAATGGTTTATGGCGATTTCCATTTTTGAGCTTAACTTCCACAATATCGCTTATGAGAGGCAGTAGTCGATTGAAAGCAGTAGGTCGTACCTCAACTATAAAGACGTGGCCTTCATAAGCTAGATACCATTTTGTATAATTAGGTTCCATAAATTTTGAAGCttgaaaacaaatgaaagattagtaaattaaataatattaataatcaatatcaaaattaaacgttctttttcaataaaatgcctCAAAAAGTAGGAAGATCCGGCTTGTTGAAACAATCTTGAAATTGAGCCAACTTAAATAgaagtcaaaatttttcaaattaaacatgaCCATACTATATATCCTATACATTTTTCTAATCTGCGTGCAAAAATTAAGACATGGCGGccaaaaaacaaaccaaaatttttttcaatcatgttTTCCCattgtttttcgtaaaaaaaatagtaataataaaaattttataacaaattttttatttttctgcttcCGATTGTCCAGTATCCGAAATTGTTTAAGAAACGTAGACCCATCTACTTTTAGAGGCGTTGCGTTTGACTGacgtttttttatctgaaatgtgtataaaattaatttaacccattttttaatttatttcaaaagtgcATTTAATAAGCATAACAAATTCTACATCAATATCTTGATCAATAATCTCATTAAAAGTTCACCAAAATATTGTCTTTTCGGGCGTAATTACCAGAATGACaccttaaagatttttaaagtttctaaatgaTTTctagcaattttcaaaaaatgtaaacaagtagattaaaaaaatgtatgcgttTTGAAGAATTTCCAAGCTTTTCGGAATATTTGGAAGACTTTCTTGTGACTTTTAAAGATGGTTAATACAGCATTTCAATTAAACTTTCAGGATctcaatatttcaagaaattttgaataatagcATAAAAGATTTATATAAACTTacgggattttatcatattttaatgatatttaaaaagttaaggcACAAGaattaaatcctttcaaatatttgaagagatattCAAACATTTGTCTTTCTAAAggtttcaaataatgtaaaagattttctgacattaaaaaaacatatataaagttttttcataatttttgaaaatactgctCACTACCCCTGAAATCATTCaacatctttttagtttatagaGCTTTAAGATGGTTTTTGAATACACCCTTAGatttaatgatatatttttctaaatattaagacAGATTgaataggaaataaaaatatatgtatgaagCGTTCAGTGAATCACTTTATCCGAAATAGGTAGAAACAACGCACTTCATCTGCCCGCGAAGCGGCAGTAAAAAGGCACTTTATTGTGCTGCGACGAACGATACGTAAAGTGAGAACAAGTAGGAAGAAGTGAGTGAATActtaaagaaaagtgaaaaaagagtaagaataatttattttaaaactactttaaaCTACGTAGTGGATTTTGGACTTCTAACTGCACCCCACGTGCGTGCTTATGCGTTCCATCAAGCGCTGAATTCAAGAAAAAGTGCTCTTATTCGGATCCATGagaaaaagcccaaacgacaaggCGCccgccaatgagagtcgcgcttcgtgaaaaaggcccgcgaatcaaagagcgagtaggggcgtggttaatagattttcagtttataattttCTTCCAGTGACTGCAGTTTTGTGATTAACAACCAAGTTCACGCTTGTTTACTTTTGACATCAAGAGCTGCGTTTGACACGTTTTGTTGTtcgttttcgatatttttttataaattccaataaattGCATTAAATTGTTTTGATCCATAAGCGAGATCTGATCAAGTGTATACTTCGATTGCGTATCAAAAGAGTTTTCACCTCGAACCAATCGTGCTTTTTTTTCTCATGTAATACATCAAATAAACCGTCTAGGCGATCAAAGCTTGCAGTAAATGAGTAAAATCAGATTCTGTAGATTATAGTTTACAATGTGCATATTTGCTTGACTGTCAACGGCTGCGAGGGCGAAAAATTTTCCTGTGTGTAGGTATAAGTTTTATGAATATATAAACTACAACAATAGCAGCATATCTAGTTTTATATACTCAACAACATGCCGTGAATACATTTGGAAAAAGAAAGggcgagaaaaaataaaatgaagagaaatTGTTTcctatctaaatttttaatcgcCTTTTTCATGGAGTGCAACTTTCATTGGTGGGCGCTTATTCGTTTGGACTTTTTGTCACGGATTCCTCTTATTCTGCCTATCtcgcctatttcagataaaatattgtATGCACAAGGccagtaaagttgttttatacgCGGATGCCGTTTTACCGTCCTCGCCTTTGGCTCAGGCGTTATATTCTACATCCTCGTTTAAAGTTCAAGTTTACTGCCCAAGTAGATACCACAGGCCGAccaattttaaagccagagaccagacctaagatttctgaaggattttgatgcgctgaatccgaatccgagctcgaaattgctcctgtacgtcaggttttcaatatatcctaacctaaaactgcaaaaaacgcgtttttagatatttttgaggaatgtaaccgaacaagaaaaatgtctaccacaaaagctaatatggaattagaaagtactaatcttccacTTTCAAAACTACTTGGATTTATAAGGATatcttcatttttcaccaaaatattgtaatttgaaattttttagtttagcgttttaacccattaatgctgaagtgttcagatttatacaacgcattctctattgctgaaggtacgatattttttcttcaaaatattatctcaggtgTTTTttagggtgccctttctattgccggtgtcagtttttcgTTGCAAccttagggctttaaaaaagaacaaaggatcccgcacaaaataccaacaaaaaagcgtgcagtcgtttagAACCAAACTTCGGACATTgtaaaaacaaaagaagacggactgcgcagaatgctactgcgcactctgtgtgcattctaatgttcacattcgctgtatgtgcgcgccgttctacggcgcagatagtcttcgatccctagctggctcactaagctggcgacgcttttatgacgtgttatgcgaaggtgatgaaattcgttttttgctacaaatctttccgtgttagagatcacgtttgagtggcgggctaacggttggatgcgaaggtaataaaattctttttgtatttggaatctgtctagcggttacatttcgtgtggATCGTGaattttgtatatagtgagttttagaatttccacgttactgttcattataaggaaaaaatgggttcaagaactccttgcgctaagaatgTTAATACGTTTTGTCCTGTTTGTGGAATGTATTCAACGGAGATGTACCGCCAATGATtaatgtttttctaaaaagtatttggagaagatcgtttaccctgaagtaaaaagtgttacatcagccaagattggtattagaaatcactctaaaaacaaaagtgaccgatcaactcacgaatcaatggatactaacgaccctaatgcaactgaagattcttctggGGAAGAAttagatgatgaaagtcctatattttttgaccaagacggattagacgattttatacgcgATCTTGATCTTCCAAAGGACAAAGCTGAGCTTCGCGCtacaagactcaaagagaggaaaccaTTGTTACCTGGCAATAGAgtaactgttcacagaaatagagaagaaaagtttatcaagtacttttcagctgtttaaaacgTGGTATTCTAGTCGcaaatatcttcatttgttgataagctacacggttttaagtagagagtgtttttttgtttgtcggattgtaaaatggacagcccgAAAGAGCAACAAATTGCTGTGGAATTTTGtatgaaactcgggaaatctgcaactgaaacatttgtcatgctcaacacggcctacggtgatgttgccatgaagcgtactgtaTGTTTCAAGTAGCATAAACGTTTCAAgagtggccgacagtcgattgacgatgatgagcgtcctgggcgtccttcaacgtcaactgacgacccacacgttgacaaagtCGACACCCTGGTGCACGAAAATCGACGCCCGGCCATTGGAGAGCTTGCCGAatagtgtgggatatcagttagATATTGTTAcgaaattttgacccaaaaattgaagatgcaccgcgtcactgcgaaatttgtgccacgcttcagctcactcagcacttagaactcgtgagtttttggccaaaaactctaTTATTGTTCTTCCTTATCCCCCATTCatacctgaccttgctccttgtgacttatTATTGttctcaaaactaaaaaaaaccctcAAAGGTTTCGGAGATTAAGAAAAATGCGACGAacgagctgaaagccatcacaaaagaagcgtaccaggactgtttcaacaagtggaaataccgttgggataagtgtgtgcgttggggaggagagtattttgaaggagacgcAGACGCTTAACTTCCAaatgaagtacatttttttatgacctcattccgcgtatttttttaacagacctcgtattGTAAtaatatcgaaggactcattaatttatttaaaataaacttattacgctgcaattccagtaggtcactcaactacactgaaagaaccttatgatactttccaattactcctgataaaaataaaacacaatgtccgtaattggcttatttgtggtgacttcaaaatgataaattttataaaaggtttacaatcaggaaacatgaaatacccttgttttctttgcctttgggtcAGTCGTgtaagggatgaacattggataacggagaaatggtcagacagattagagtggacagttggtcagtataatgttgtttatgaattCTTGTTGACAGATGAAAGTATTATttccaccactccatataaaacttgggttaatgaagcaatttgtgaaaaccctaaacaccgaaggagaatatttcaattatatcagatctatatttccgcatttaagtgatgccaaagttaaggaaggtatttttttGGGCCTGATATaaaaaaacttatcaaagatgatgactttatcaaaaccataacatctattgaaaaggatgcatggctgagtttcaaagatgttctacagaaatttttagggaacaatcgagatccaaagtttagaactattgtatctagtatgttaaagaattttaaaagattaggttgtttgatgagtataaaattacattttcttaaatctcatttggattaattcccagaaaatgttggagcattcagtgaagaaatgggcgaacgcttttatcaagactttcaccaaaaagtgcaacattatcaaggtcgatgcaatgtaagaatgatggccgactattgctggtctttccAAAGAAATGAtcatgaccctactagtcataaacgaaagtctcttcatcgatcgtttgacatgaagcgcgaacgtttccataagaaaacaagcaattagtttcaccttaattggacatacaatcgtaagtcttaccTTAACTTGCTGCGCAATCGTaggtcttgccttgactggctggacgattcaaagtcttgccttaactgactgggcgattcaaagtcttgccttgactggctggacgatacaaggtcttgcctttattggctgggcaattcaaagtctttccttgattgactagacaatctaaagtctttccttgattagctaggcaatctaaagtcttgccttaattggctggaaaatattaagtgcttccttgcgtagctggacaatcccaagtcttgccttaactgaatgagCAATCTAAAGTATGCctttgattggctgggcaatctaaagtcttgccttaattggctggaaaatattaagtactttcttgcgtagctggacaatcccaagtcttgccttaactggctgggcaatcgtaagtcttgccttgccttgcctggctgcacgattcaaagtcttgtcttgacggGCTGGAGGAtgaaaagtcttgcctttataggctgggaaatccaaaggcttgccataattggctggacaatctaaagtcttgccttaattggctggaaaatattaagtactttcttgcttagctggacaatcccaagttcagccttaagtggctggaaaatattgagtcttgccttagtaagctggaaaatcctaagtaaatttacaatattaaataaatcataatagtaaaatttgttgtttttttaaagcccaaactgttttccatattcgctcttctaggagttataacaaaaaactgagccaatcgaaaaggaacccccgaaaacccctcagataatattaacaagggacaatggcataccatctcggcgttaatggattaatacgctaaattgaatattttcatttcaagtttagcccacttgtagtgtggaattcaattatttcacgacatgtaaacgactaaattcacTATTCCCAGGGTTAGgagggttagcctgcttatgacttggtaggggtgatttctgggtttaggtggattagtaGCTAGgcgggttaacccacttgtggcatgaaatttcattattccaagaaaaacatgcgactaaacttattgttcccagagtcaggtgggttagcacgCTTGTGGcatgttaggggtggtttctaccgcTAGGAAACAGCTTCCGtataaatgaaaagacacgggttccatattttttattattttatcaatgtgcaaagtttggttcaaaacgactgtacgctttttgttggtattttgtgcgggatcctttgttctttttcaaagccctaaattgtggccgccgtattggatcttctaggggttataacaaaaaactgacacctgCAATGGAAAGGGCACTCTCGAAAACCCTTGaggtaatattttgaagaaaaaatatcgtaccgtcaacaatagagaatgcgttgtataaatttgaacacctcagcgttaatgggttacaacgctaaaataaaaaatttcaaattacaatattttggtgaaaaataaggatatcctaataaatccaagtagttTTGAAAgaggaagattagtactttcaaattccatattaacaaaacaaaaattccaaaacagctgaaaaacgcattttttgcacttttaggttaggatatcttgaaaacctaacgtagaggagcaattttgagctcgaattcgcattcagcgcatcaaaattctTCGGAAATGCCAACTTCAGTGGCCAACTTCAGTGATTTGATCaaagatttatgaaaattctaTGTTATTTCGTCTTACTATATCATACTTCTTCAACATTTATTCTAATCGCAAACCTTCTATAAAACGTTTTGGGGACTTTAGGTGACTTTTGGCTTatcgaaaattctagaaaaatgtatagataatgttaaatagtttgaaatatgTACTTTTAGTTAAACAATATTGAAAAACTTAAGTGTTTAATGANNNNNNNNNNNNNNNNNNNNNNNNNNNNNNNNNNNNNNNNNNNNNNNNNNNNNNNNNNNNNNNNNNNNNNNNNNNNNNNNNNNNNNNNNNNNNNNNNNNNacagggtggacacgctggggcttacatacatggcgtgttgaatgctacccgaattgcacaacagcaggggagcagccattatacaggggtattttcatatttcgcgcctttaaagtttcattcggatcgaccattcggtcaagtccgtgcatcttcggatcaagtttatgagtttccatggttgcgtttgaAACTTTAAACGGATACATGTGTCAAAACAAAATAGGAAATGTtatatattaattacaaataataaaagtgtttaattaataataaagtgagacatgtgaactgagaagtaaacgttaTTTTTTTTGTGCCAATAATACTATaaaatggctgctgagtgacaaatactataaaatagtaataatattctgcgcttccagtgggcgaagagtgaatggtgtttaacgcttatttttattatataaaaaaggtatgttatgaatagattggatatgtttcaaataaagtgaatgaaatattacatgcgtaaactttcagttgacattacctacatttactgagagcgattaggacaaacaggtgaatctgaacataaccgtttgaagtttcgaacgcatccatggaaactatcataaacttgatccgaagatgcacggactggGCCGAaaggccgatccgaatgcaactttaatggcgcgaaatatgaaaatacccctataTAATGGATTCTCCCTTTCTGTTGTGCAATTAGGGTTGCTCTTAACTccccatgtatgtaagccccagcgtgtccaccctgtaaatatacataaatacgcacacacacacatatatattgtTTGATTTCCCGTACAATTTTAGTATTTCTTACATGGATTCATTGGTCGGGCTCCCAGGAGTGCTTCATTTTGCGTCATGTATATAACcactacataattttttattttagccagACGGACCAGACaattatgttctttaaaaaaatcagcgTTTCTAGGAATTTGATTGCCCTCAAAGATAACTTCCGTTACTTTTCCTTCAACTACCCGCAACTTTACGTCATGCGACATATAATCCAAGGTCTCTAATGTTTCAAGAGGCGCAGCAAAGGGTTTTACCGGTCGAAATGGCGCTTTTACGGCCTGATTCTGGTACACGGCCTCAAACTGGTGCGCGACTCTGCGGCGTAACCCCTGGCGCTCCCTGCCGTATCCTGAACTTTCTCCCACACCTTTCACCgcatttaattctgcaaaaagaaaaaaaaattgttattataaaaaaaatttaataccaaTCTCAAACTTAAAGACTCAATAATTCTaagcttcgctcgcaagtttgagcgcgcctaaggcgcgcgaatgttgattctcgcgcttcgcgcttgataatttatttatctcgcgcttcgcgctcggtctttatacttCTCCCGCATTCGAggacacaatttttaaaatctaaggtCAATGGACTgactactgtaattttgtgattttgaactctcttttgttaaagcgctttcggctttaacgaacacattctcatcacgtatctcgtgctttgcactcggtTTGTCCAAAATGTCACCTTCTCTACATTATACATAGCACTTTCATATTAAATATGGTACATTTCTTTTGTGATTCTGCCTggaattgcttattcaaaaattgaaaaataaagagcaaattgtatttaccatgattatttttatatttattttttattttcctttaaattgtattctaagctgcgcttaaACGTGTATCATTtcgataaatttatatcattacaattcttAATATGCATAATTCgacttttatttattcataatatgcataattcgtcttttatgcataattcataatttcgtcttttctgtcctttttccaaaaattttatttttttatttttaatctcatttttttacaattaaaagaaaatctactcgtcgtatctaaaaatgattaataataaattaatagatttttataggcgaacattttttgtctgttaattttagtttatacgttttgtgattttcgaaaaaatttaatatttttttttaatgttaatttttacgtctaaagcaaaaactacgcatcctatcaaaaattatagctcttttttggatgaacaagttttgtctttcttctttccgtagcttgtgtcgctagtccaaaaaaattttatttttttatttttaatgttttttttacgactaaaaacaaaatctacgcatcctatcgaataatgatttattataaatttgtaggtctttccagggcgcgcaattttagcttcttcattttttcctatcttacatagtt
This Belonocnema kinseyi isolate 2016_QV_RU_SX_M_011 chromosome 3, B_treatae_v1, whole genome shotgun sequence DNA region includes the following protein-coding sequences:
- the LOC117169556 gene encoding uncharacterized protein LOC117169556; amino-acid sequence: MKNFINTLLFPIAIFLKFGELNAVKGVGESSGYGRERQGLRRRVAHQFEAVYQNQAVKAPFRPVKPFAAPLETLETLDYMSHDVKLRVVEGKVTEVIFEGNQIPRNADFFKEHNCLVRLAKIKNYVVVIYMTQNEALLGARPMNPSSKFMEPNYTKWYLAYEGHVFIVEVRPTAFNRLLPLISDIVEVKLKNGNRHKPFDPVEPMQFSGIRFVLHKRLLDRTEITGVTRP